The sequence TTCGTTCCGGGCGCGCTCGGCTCCGTCCTGAAGCACTTCATGAACATAATCCATGTTATTCGCCAATTCCGCACGTTTCTCACGCATTTGAGCGAAATAGTTCCAGTAGTGCTCGAAGAGCGTTTTCTTCAGGTCTCCGTAGCCAAGCCCCCCGGCACGGAGACGATCTTCGAAATCGACCGCGACTTCGGATGGCGCCACCAGCTTCAACAGCTGGATCGCCAGATTCTTATCCGCGTCGGGTTTCGGTTCCTGCGGAGTGCGGCTGTCCATCACAATGCTCATGACCTTTTTTCGCATCGCTTTTTCCTCGCCGAAGATCTCGATGGTATTTCCGTAGCTCTTGCTCATTTTCTGGCCGTCGGTTCCGGGCACAACGGCAACTTCAGGAAGAATTTGCGGCTCGGGGATGACGAATGTCTCTCCGTAAAGGTTATTGAACTTGATGGCGACGTCTCGCGTGACCTCGACGTGCTGCTTCTGGTCGCGGCCGACCGGAACGATGTTCGATTCGAATGCGAGAATGTCGGCAGCCATCAACACCGGATATGCAAATAACCCATGATTCACCTGATCCAGGTCATCGTCTGCGAGCCGCGCTTTTTTGTCCTTATAGCTATGGCAGCGCTCGAGCAGCCCCATCGGCGTGACCGTCGAGAGCAGCCACGCGAGCTCGGTGACTTCGGAAACGTCGGACTGCTTCCAGAACACGCACTTCTTCGGATCCAGGCCGCAGGCCATGAAGTCCAGCGCGACGTCCAGGGAATTCTTCCGCCGCTGCCCGGCGTCGAACAGCGAGGTCATCGAATGATAGTTCGCGATGAAGTAATAGGCTTCGCCTTCATCCTGAAGCTGAATGGCAGGCTTCATCATCCCGAAGTAATTTCCGATGTGAAGGCTGCCCGACGGCTGAATTCCACTGAGGATCCGCTTTTTTCCCATAATCAGGCGGAAAGGTACGACAGGACGAAGTTGATAACGGGGCTGTACATCATCGATGGGACACCTAAATACAGAAGCGCAATGAGCAGGACAAATCCGTAGCTTTGCATTTGATTGAACACGCCGGAGAAGGAGCGCGGCAGCAGGCCGGACAGCACTGCGGCGCCGTCGAGCGGCGCTACCGGGATCAGATTGAAAACGGCAAGGATCAGGTTGATCAGCATGCCGTAGAAAGCGAATGCCGTCATTGCAGCCAGAATCGTGTTCCCGTCGGCGGCCCGCCCGTAAATCAGCTGCGTCAGGATATCGGCAACCTCTCCGGACATGGCCTTCGCGGCGACCAGCCAGAGGAAAAACCACGTCGCCAGCAATAAATTGCTGATCGGACCGGCGGCAGCGACAAGCATATGGTCTCGAGCGGGATTCCGCAGGCGGCTCACATTGACGGGCACCGGCTTGGCCCAGCCGAAGATGCTGCCATGAAGCAGGAACATGCCCATGAGAGGGAAAAGGAAGGTTCCGAACGGATCGGCATGGACCAGCGGATTCAGCGACACGCGGCCCAGGTATCGCGCCGTCGGATCCCCCAGAGCGTCCGCGGTCCAGGCATGGGCAGACTCGTGGATGCTGAGCGATAAAAGCAATACAATGAACTGGATAATGAGGAAGAAAATCCCTGACTCCATCGTTTCGGATCATTAGGTTAGCACACCCGAAAGAGCCCGGGCCATGTGCTATAATCCGTCGATGTTGCACGTCGTCCTGCTGAGGCTCGCGCTGGGCCTGTATTCGGTCGGTCTGGCGCATTCCGTCCTCACGGCCCTCAATAGAAAACAAACTCTTTTCCGGCCGGCCTTGTATGCCGTCATGGGAGGGTTTGTGCTGCAGGTTTCGGCAATTGTGTTGCGCGCAGCGGAGGTGCATTACCTCCCTTTGACCCAGCGCTATGAAGCTTTTTCGTTTTTCGGCGCGCTGGCGACGTTAGGCTTTCTGATCGCTCATCTGAAGTATCGGATTGAGCCGCTGAGCGTCTTCGCGTTTCCGCTGATCTTCGTGATGACGTTCATCGCAAATCTGTTCTACGACCCGTCATCCGCGATCCCGCAGAGTTTGCGCAGTCATTGGATCTATATCCATATACCGATGGTCTTCCTGGGCTATGCGGCGCTCTTCATCGCCTTCACCGCCGCCATCATGTATTTGATCCAGGAGCGTGCGCTCAAGTCCAAGCATCCGGTTCGTTTTTATAATTGGCTTCCCTCGCTCGACATATGCGATGACCTCGCCTACCGCTCGCTTGCCATCGGCTTTCCGTTGATCACGCTGGGCATTATCACCGGAGCGCTCTGGGCGGAAGGCGCGGGCGTGGTCTGGGAACGGGATCCAAAGGTTTTGTTTTCGTTTCTCACGTGGTTCGTTTACCTGCTGCTGATTTTCTACCGTCTGATCGCCGGTTGGCGCGGGCGGAAAGCGGCTTATTTGTACATCGTGGGCTTCATCGGCGTTCTGGTCACATTCCTTGGCGTCGGCGGAATCCATTCATTCAACCAGTAATGCAACTCGCACTCGTAGGAGTCAGCCACAAGACCGCGCCCGTTGAAGTCCGGGAACGGCTCGCATTCAATAGCGAGACTCTTCGGGACGCGCTGACATCCCTTGTGCGCCGGCAGGATATCCACGAAGCGATCATTCTTTCGACCTGCAACCGGGTCGAAGTGATGGCGGAGAGCCCGGACGACCGGTTGATTCGTGAATTCCTCTGCGAGTTTCACCAGATCCCTCACGAATCGGTTTCCCAGCATCTTTACAGCTTCAGGAATGCAGACGCCATCCGGCATGTCTTCCGTGTCGCCGCAAGCCTCGATTCGATGATGGTCGGCGAACCCCAGATTCTGGGCCAGGTCAAGGAAGCATATCGAGTTGCGACCGATGCCGGCACGGTTGGAATGCATCTCAGCGCGCTGATGACTCGAGCATTTGCGGTCGCTAAGAAGGTTCGAAGCGAGACCGGTATTTCGCAATCTGCTGTGTCGGTGAGCTTCGCTGCGGTCGAGTTGGCACGGAAGATTTTCGGCGATCTGACCGGCAAGACCGTCATGATCATCGGCGCCAGCAAGATGGGTGAACTGGCGGCAAAGCATCTGAAGCGCAACGGTGTGTCCTCCGTGCTCGTCACGAACCGCACGTTCGAACGGGCGGTCGAACTGGCGAAGGTCTTCGAAGGCGCTGCCGTGCCATTCGAGCATTTCACGGATCATATGGCCGGCGCCGACATCGTGATCAGTTCGACGGGAGCGCCGCACTTCATCATCAGCAAGACTCTGGCGGAACAGGTCATCCACCGCCGCAAGAACAAGCCGATGTTTTTCATCGATATCGCCGTTCCCCGCGACATCGACCCGGGCGTCAACGAAATCGATAACGCGTTCCTCTACGACATCGACGATCTTCAGCAGGTGATCGATTCGAACCTCAAGGAACGCATGAAGGAAGCGTCCCGGGCTGAAGAGATCGTTGATTCCGAAGTACAGGCCTTCTGCCTGAAAATGCAGTCCCGCGAGGTCGTGCCGACGATTGTCCAAATGAGAGACAGCCTCGAACGGCTTCGCCGCGAAGAAATCGAGCGCAATCGCCGTCATCTGAAGGATCTCTCGCCCGAAGGCCAGGCCGCTGTGGATCAAATCACCAGGTCCCTGGTCAACAAGATCCTGCACACGCCAACCGAATACCTCAAGCAGATGGCTCAAGACCCGAGTGGGCCGGAAGTTGCGGATCTGATTCGCAAAATATTCAACGTCAAGACACCGGAATGAAGCTCGGGACCCGAGGCAGCCCGTTGGCTCTGTGGCAGGCGAACTGGACCAAGAGCGCCCTGGAGCAACGCTGGCCGGGCCTCTCCGTGGAACTGCTGGCAATAAAGACCACGGGCGACAAGATTCTCGATGTTCCGCTTGCGAAGATCGGCGGCAAGGGACTGTTCACCAAAGAACTCGATGAGGCGCTTCTGGATGGCCGCATCGATCTTGCAGTTCACAGCCTGAAAGATATTCCGTTCCAGCTTCCCGACGGCATCGATTTCGGCGCCATTCCGGAGCGCGAAGACCCCCGCGATGCATTTCTCTCGAACGGACCGAAACTGCAGGAACTTCCCCGCCAGGCCAGGATCGGGACCAGCAGTCTGCGCCGCCAGGTTCAGTTGCGATCTCGATTCCCTGATCTGGAGCTTGTCACACTTCGAGGCAATGTCGACACTCGCGTGCGAAAACTCGATGCGGGAGAGTTCGACGGAATCATTCTGGCGGCGGCCGGTCTAAAGCGGCTGGGGCATGCCGGGCGGATTACGCAATTTCTGGAAGATGACATCATGATTTCTGCCGTCGGCCAGGGCGCGCTCGGGATTGTCTGCCGCTCGGCGGATCGAGAAACAAGACGAATGCTTGAGGTTCTGGATCATAGCGAGACGCGAATTGCCGTGACGGCGGAGCGCGGCTTGCTTCGAGCACTCGGCGGAAGCTGTCAGGTTCCGATCGGCGGAAAAGCCCGGCTTGAAAAAGACAGACTTGTGATCCGAGGCCTGATCGCCAGCCTGGATGGGAAGCGGGTCATCAGCCACGAAATCAGCGGGTCAATCGCCGGACCTGCCGCCGGACCTGCCACCGACCCTGCCGCCCTTGGTATCCAGCTTGGTCAGGAACTGCTCGCGATGGGAGCCGGAGAAATCCTTGCCGAGATCGCCCAGTATGCCGCTGAGCGGTAAAACCGTCGTTATTACCCGCGCAGCGTCGCAGTCAGCCGAATTGCGCGCCAGTCTCGAAGCCCTGGGCGCGCGGGTGATCGAGTGTCCGACCATCCACCTCGTCCCTCCAACATCCTGGAAGCCTGTGGACGACGCGATCCGGAAACTGAATACCTACAACTGGCTGCTTTTTACGAGCGCGAATGCCGTCGAACAATTCATGGACCGGATGGGCGAGCGGCGGCCGTCGATTCCGATCGCCGTGGTCGGCTCGGCTACGGGCAAGAAGCTCGCCGGCTGGGGCCTGAAGCCTGAGCTCGTGCCCGAGGACTTCCGTGCCGAAGGGCTGCTGGAGGCGTTTCCTCAAAACCTCGTGGGAACGCGGATCCTCTTTCCCCGTGCAGAAGTCGCGCGCGAATTGTTGCCCGAAGAACTGCGGCGCCGCGGAGCCGTCGTTGATATTGTGACGGTTTATCGAACGGTTAAAGCAATGATGGGAAACATCGGCGATATCCTTGCTGCCGAACCCGTGGACTGCATCGTCTTTACGAGTCCATCCACGATTCCCGAAGACCTTCACATGCTCCCGACCGGCACCACCCTGGCGGTTATCGGCCCGGTCACGCGCGAAGCCGCCCAATTGATGGGATTGAAACCCGACATCGTCCCGGTAGAATCGACAGTGCCGGCTCTCGTGGAGGCGATCCAAACGTACTTCGGGAGAAACGTGTAGGGAACGGAACATGACTCGAGGCCTAGCCCAAACAGTCCTCGTGAGCGACCCCCTGCCGGCTCCGCCGGCTGGCTTGACTGTCCCCCTGATACAGGGGGACAGCCGTGCCGAAGGCACGGCAGGGGGTCGCTCACACACCGTGTGGAAATCAATGTTTTGTGCAAAGCGATGACTCAGAGCGACTACGACAAATGCGCGAGGCGAATCGCCGAGGCGCTCCAGCTTGAACCTGGCGAGAAAGTACTCATCAAACTCGACACCCGCGTCTTCACCGCACTGGTGCCGCCGCTGCAGACGGTGATCCGCGCATCCGCCGCCCACATTGCGGGTGTCATCCTGGCGGAAGACACCCGCAACAGCTCGGCGTCCGAACTGGAATCTCTACGTGCACTCTTCAACAATGCCGACGTCTTTATCTGGCTGCCGGAACTTCGCCAGGGCAACCGCCCTGCTCTTGCCCAGGCCCTGAATGAGTGGCTCGATGCGAAGCGCGGCCGCGCCGTTCACTTTCACTGGAACAGCGGTTCGTACCCGCTGGGTATCCACGAATTGCCCTCGCAGGACTTCATCGACGGCGTGTACCTTGCAGCGCTCGATGTCCCTCCCGAAGCGCTCGATCGACGGCAGCGGCAGGTCATGACCCTTCTTCAGTCCGGCCAGATTCGCGTAACCACTCCCGAAGGCACAGACATCCATTTTGAATGCGGCGAGCGGCCGTTCTGCAGCCAGATCGGCGACGCCACGCGGAAGCGGATGCAGACGGCCCGGACACGCATCGATCGTGATATCGAACTTCCCGGCGGCGTTCTTCGTGTCGCGCCGCTCGAAGACTCCGTCAATGGCTCCGTCTGTCTGCCGGTCTGGCGTCCGATCTTCACGGAAGGGCGCGATTTGACCTTGCGGTTCGCGCGCGGCCACCTGACGATCGAGGGCGTCAATGCCGACAAGCTGGACCAGGAACTCACTGCGGCAGGAGGCGATGCCCGGATATTCCGCGAATTCGCGCTAGGTTTCAATCCGGCGTTACAGATTCTTCCCGAGGCGCCATTCATTGCGTATTACGGCTACGGTTCGGGTATCGTCCGGCTCAGCCTGGGGGACAATGAAGAAATGGGCGGAGCCAACCGGGGCGGTGGCGTCTATTGGAATTTCATCCACAACTCCACCGTAACGGCGGGCGGCAAGACGATCGTTAAGGACGGGAGGCTGACAGAGCAAGCGGATATGTGAGCCAGCCGCCAACGGCTCCGTGGAAAATCGCCAAAGACGACAGCGCAAACCGTTGCCGACGAAAGCCCGGAGATAGATATGATGCCGGCTATCCGCAGGTGAGCTTGTATCGGACCCGGGGGACGGAAATGGTCGGCGCGGCAGAAAGGAATTGCGGGTCGCTCAGCATGGTCAGGACGCGGCGGGCGGTTGTTGCGTTGACGATCCGCTCACCACACTGTCCACAAACTGCGGCCGGAACGTTTTCGACCACAACGAGCTTTTCCTTGATCCAGAAATCCTGCTTGACCCGACGGTGATTCAGTGGCGCGCCGCAATTGTGACAGCTACCCATACTGTGACGACGTGTTCTTTTCACTGCACCCATTCTACAGCATATGTCGTGATAAGAAGGACGAGCCCCGTCTCCTTGATCCTGCAAACCACCGCAATCGCACGCCCATCAACCGAGGGGCCGATGATTTCATATCTGGGGCCGCGAATATCCTTCGTAAATCGCCGATGAATGCGGCCATTGGCGACGATCATTTCGATGTCCAGAAAGTCCAGATTGTCGTTCGCCATTTCTTCCAAAAAGTGCGGAATGGCAACCTCATATTCTCCCGCCAAGACCTTCTCCCGAATCGTTTGGATGATCCTCGAGCTTGAACCGCCCACAAGAGGAATAGCCGCGAAAGGCAGGAGATGGTCACATGAAAATGTATGCGATGGCCG is a genomic window of Terriglobia bacterium containing:
- the trpS gene encoding tryptophan--tRNA ligase, translated to MGKKRILSGIQPSGSLHIGNYFGMMKPAIQLQDEGEAYYFIANYHSMTSLFDAGQRRKNSLDVALDFMACGLDPKKCVFWKQSDVSEVTELAWLLSTVTPMGLLERCHSYKDKKARLADDDLDQVNHGLFAYPVLMAADILAFESNIVPVGRDQKQHVEVTRDVAIKFNNLYGETFVIPEPQILPEVAVVPGTDGQKMSKSYGNTIEIFGEEKAMRKKVMSIVMDSRTPQEPKPDADKNLAIQLLKLVAPSEVAVDFEDRLRAGGLGYGDLKKTLFEHYWNYFAQMREKRAELANNMDYVHEVLQDGAERARNE
- a CDS encoding site-2 protease family protein, translating into MESGIFFLIIQFIVLLLSLSIHESAHAWTADALGDPTARYLGRVSLNPLVHADPFGTFLFPLMGMFLLHGSIFGWAKPVPVNVSRLRNPARDHMLVAAAGPISNLLLATWFFLWLVAAKAMSGEVADILTQLIYGRAADGNTILAAMTAFAFYGMLINLILAVFNLIPVAPLDGAAVLSGLLPRSFSGVFNQMQSYGFVLLIALLYLGVPSMMYSPVINFVLSYLSA
- the ccsA gene encoding cytochrome c biogenesis protein CcsA, producing MLHVVLLRLALGLYSVGLAHSVLTALNRKQTLFRPALYAVMGGFVLQVSAIVLRAAEVHYLPLTQRYEAFSFFGALATLGFLIAHLKYRIEPLSVFAFPLIFVMTFIANLFYDPSSAIPQSLRSHWIYIHIPMVFLGYAALFIAFTAAIMYLIQERALKSKHPVRFYNWLPSLDICDDLAYRSLAIGFPLITLGIITGALWAEGAGVVWERDPKVLFSFLTWFVYLLLIFYRLIAGWRGRKAAYLYIVGFIGVLVTFLGVGGIHSFNQ
- the hemA gene encoding glutamyl-tRNA reductase, with the protein product MQLALVGVSHKTAPVEVRERLAFNSETLRDALTSLVRRQDIHEAIILSTCNRVEVMAESPDDRLIREFLCEFHQIPHESVSQHLYSFRNADAIRHVFRVAASLDSMMVGEPQILGQVKEAYRVATDAGTVGMHLSALMTRAFAVAKKVRSETGISQSAVSVSFAAVELARKIFGDLTGKTVMIIGASKMGELAAKHLKRNGVSSVLVTNRTFERAVELAKVFEGAAVPFEHFTDHMAGADIVISSTGAPHFIISKTLAEQVIHRRKNKPMFFIDIAVPRDIDPGVNEIDNAFLYDIDDLQQVIDSNLKERMKEASRAEEIVDSEVQAFCLKMQSREVVPTIVQMRDSLERLRREEIERNRRHLKDLSPEGQAAVDQITRSLVNKILHTPTEYLKQMAQDPSGPEVADLIRKIFNVKTPE
- the hemC gene encoding hydroxymethylbilane synthase, giving the protein MKLGTRGSPLALWQANWTKSALEQRWPGLSVELLAIKTTGDKILDVPLAKIGGKGLFTKELDEALLDGRIDLAVHSLKDIPFQLPDGIDFGAIPEREDPRDAFLSNGPKLQELPRQARIGTSSLRRQVQLRSRFPDLELVTLRGNVDTRVRKLDAGEFDGIILAAAGLKRLGHAGRITQFLEDDIMISAVGQGALGIVCRSADRETRRMLEVLDHSETRIAVTAERGLLRALGGSCQVPIGGKARLEKDRLVIRGLIASLDGKRVISHEISGSIAGPAAGPATDPAALGIQLGQELLAMGAGEILAEIAQYAAER
- a CDS encoding uroporphyrinogen-III synthase, whose translation is MPLSGKTVVITRAASQSAELRASLEALGARVIECPTIHLVPPTSWKPVDDAIRKLNTYNWLLFTSANAVEQFMDRMGERRPSIPIAVVGSATGKKLAGWGLKPELVPEDFRAEGLLEAFPQNLVGTRILFPRAEVARELLPEELRRRGAVVDIVTVYRTVKAMMGNIGDILAAEPVDCIVFTSPSTIPEDLHMLPTGTTLAVIGPVTREAAQLMGLKPDIVPVESTVPALVEAIQTYFGRNV
- a CDS encoding YgiT-type zinc finger protein, whose product is MKRTRRHSMGSCHNCGAPLNHRRVKQDFWIKEKLVVVENVPAAVCGQCGERIVNATTARRVLTMLSDPQFLSAAPTISVPRVRYKLTCG
- a CDS encoding DUF4258 domain-containing protein — translated: MAGEYEVAIPHFLEEMANDNLDFLDIEMIVANGRIHRRFTKDIRGPRYEIIGPSVDGRAIAVVCRIKETGLVLLITTYAVEWVQ